The genomic interval GCACCCGCCCTCCTGGGCATACGGGCCCAATGGCCCGCGACCGCATCCGTGCCACTGTCACCCGGCTCCAGCGTCACTACCGCTCCCAACGCACCGCCCCCACCAGCACCCTCGTCCACACCCCGCACCCGTACACCCGGGCGCTGGGCCTCACCGCCGTGGTCCTCCTCGGCGCGTGGCTCGGCCTGCTGATCGTGGGCAGCGTCCGTACGCCGGTCGGCCCGATGGACACGAGCATGACGCTGCGCCCGTCCCTGTCCGGCGGCACGAAGATCAACGTTTCCCCGCTCGGCGCGCTCGAACTCGACACCCACGTCGCCCCCATCCGCCTCGACGTGGACGTCGACCAGCTCGACCCGGCCCGCTCCCAGGCCCTCGTCGAGCACCCCGAGCGCCTCTCCGGCCTCCAGAGCGAGGTCACGAGCGACGTCACCGACGGCACCACCGGCCTGGCCCTGCGCTCCTGCGTCGCCGTCGTCTCCGGCGCGACCGCCCTCGGCCTCGCGGTCTACCGCCGCCCGCGCCGGGCCCTGGCGGCGGGCGGCCTGGCGCTGGCCCTGCTGGCGGCGTCGGGCATCAGCGCGTACGCCACCTGGAACCCCAAATCGGTCCTGGAGCCGAAGTTCTCCGGACTGCTCTCCTCGGCGCCCTCGGTGGTCGGCAACGCGCGCTCGATCGTCACCGAATTCGACGTCTACCAAAAGGAGTTGGCGCGGCTGGTCACCAATGTCACGAAGCTGTACGACGCCACGTCGACGCTCCCCACCTACCGCCCGGACCCGGCCACGATGCGCGTCCTGCACGTCTCCGACATCCACCTCAACCCGGCGTCGTGGCACATCATCGGCTCGCTCGTCGAGCAGTACGACATCGACGTGATCATCGATTCCGGCGACACGATGGACCACGGCGGCGCCGCCGAGAACAGCTTCCTCGACCCGATCCCCGACCTCGGCGCCCCGTACGTCTGGGTCCGCGGCAACCACGACTCGGCCGCCACGCAGCGCTACCTCGAAGAACTCGACGGCGTACACGTCCTCGACGACGGCAGGGCGGTGACGGTCGCGGGCCTGCGGGTGGCCGGCATGGGCGACCCGCAGTTCACCCCTGACCGCTCGGTCGCGGCCCAGGGCGACCCGGCCGAACGCATGGCGGGCATCCGCCTCGCCTCCGCCCTGCGCGACCAGAAGCGCGCCGGCACGCCGGTCGACATCGCGGTCGTGCACAACCCGGTGGCGGCCCACGAGACGGACGGCGAGGTGCCGCTCGCACTGGCGGGGCACATCCACAACCGCAGGAACGAGCTCCTCCCCCGGGGCACCCGCCTCAAGATCGAGGGTTCGACGGGCGGTGGAGGCCTGCGCGCGCTGGAGAGCGACGAGCCGGAGAAGGTACGTACGTCCGTGCTCTATCTGGACCGCAGGACCAAGCGGCTCCAGGCCTGGGACGAGATCACACTCGGCGGCCTGGGCCTGACAACGGCCGAGGTCAGCCGCCATCTGGCAGAGCCGGACACCCCCGGAACGTCCCCCTCCCCGAGCTCACCCGCGACGCCCCCGTAAACCGTTTTGGCGAACGGTCCCGGCATCCCATATGCTTCTCACGTCCCCGACGCGCTGCAAAGCGCCCAGGTCGGGCTCTAGCCCTCATCGTCTAGTGGCCCAGGACGCCGCCCTTTCAAGGCGGTAGCACGGGTTCGAATCCCGTTGGGGGCACGCACAACCGTGTGCGAGACTTGTTCTCGCACCACGCTTGGTCCTGTGGAGCAGTTTGGAGTGCTCGCCACCCTGTCAAGGTGGAGGCCGCGGGTTCAAATCCCGTCAGGACCGCTGCGCCTCGCAAGAGGCGCGTGGCTGGGTAGCTCAGTTGGTACGAGCGATCGCCTGAAAAGCGATAGGTCGCCGGTTCGACCCCGGCCCCAGCCACCACACCGAAGACCCCGTCCCACCAGACGGGGTCTTTCGCGTTACCCGCACCCCCAACCCCCCACCAACCGGCTCGCCACCCGGTCAAGGTGGAGGCCGCGCCCGCGGCGCAGCCGCAATCGGGTACAGCAAATCCCGTCAGGACCGCTGCGCCTCGCAAGAGGCGCGTGGCTGGGTAGCTCAGTTGGTACGAGCGATCGCCTGGCTGTGTCCGACAGCGGCTGCGCCGCGGGCGACAGGTCGCCGGTTCGACCCCGGCCCCAGCCACCACACCGAAGACCCCGTCCCACCGGACGGGGTCTTTCGCGTTACCCCTCCCGCCCCTCCGCCGCCTCCCGGCGTGTCCGGCGCCAGGTGCGCAGGGACAGGGCCAGGGCTACCAGGGTCACTACG from Streptomyces spiramyceticus carries:
- a CDS encoding metallophosphoesterase family protein; the protein is MARDRIRATVTRLQRHYRSQRTAPTSTLVHTPHPYTRALGLTAVVLLGAWLGLLIVGSVRTPVGPMDTSMTLRPSLSGGTKINVSPLGALELDTHVAPIRLDVDVDQLDPARSQALVEHPERLSGLQSEVTSDVTDGTTGLALRSCVAVVSGATALGLAVYRRPRRALAAGGLALALLAASGISAYATWNPKSVLEPKFSGLLSSAPSVVGNARSIVTEFDVYQKELARLVTNVTKLYDATSTLPTYRPDPATMRVLHVSDIHLNPASWHIIGSLVEQYDIDVIIDSGDTMDHGGAAENSFLDPIPDLGAPYVWVRGNHDSAATQRYLEELDGVHVLDDGRAVTVAGLRVAGMGDPQFTPDRSVAAQGDPAERMAGIRLASALRDQKRAGTPVDIAVVHNPVAAHETDGEVPLALAGHIHNRRNELLPRGTRLKIEGSTGGGGLRALESDEPEKVRTSVLYLDRRTKRLQAWDEITLGGLGLTTAEVSRHLAEPDTPGTSPSPSSPATPP